Proteins encoded in a region of the Shewanella polaris genome:
- a CDS encoding multidrug effflux MFS transporter, with the protein MLIPMLAAIVAITPLAIDMYLPAMSVLALGFDTDVTTVQQSLSIYLAGYALGMLVFGPLADKIGRRPLVIFGLLGFTLISLLISLSTSIEQFLVLRFAQALIGAAATVVVPGYIKEIYGQNTAKGMSYVSLIMMLAPLLAPTLGSLIMEVGDWHMIFLSQSCYAITLLALILFKLKMPSDKDLGGRSQKSFLGGYYTVFARSGVKLNLSSGVLTSFAFFCYLTASPFIYMEVFKLDKSLFAILFSTNVGALMLANIVNSKVVTQFGSKRMLHVATFFGILSATGLLAVNVFELSYHFTVAMLIPLMGSLGIMSVNADAIVLMKFQKETGTATAVIGTLRFGFGAVAGPLLAYFYDGSAVPFSALMLGAVVLVGVCQFFQSTLPKSPQLD; encoded by the coding sequence ATGCTAATTCCTATGCTTGCCGCCATTGTTGCAATAACGCCATTAGCTATCGACATGTATTTACCAGCAATGTCGGTTTTGGCATTGGGCTTCGACACTGATGTCACCACAGTACAACAGTCTCTCAGTATTTACCTGGCGGGTTATGCATTAGGTATGCTGGTTTTTGGTCCTTTAGCCGATAAAATTGGTCGTAGACCACTGGTCATATTTGGATTATTAGGCTTCACCCTAATCAGTTTGTTAATTTCACTCAGTACCAGTATTGAACAATTTTTAGTATTACGTTTTGCTCAAGCACTCATAGGTGCTGCTGCCACGGTTGTGGTTCCGGGTTATATTAAAGAAATTTATGGTCAAAATACCGCAAAAGGCATGTCTTATGTCAGCTTAATTATGATGTTAGCACCATTACTTGCCCCAACATTGGGCAGCTTAATCATGGAAGTTGGCGATTGGCATATGATCTTTTTAAGCCAAAGCTGTTATGCCATAACCTTATTGGCGTTAATATTGTTTAAACTTAAAATGCCCAGCGATAAAGACCTAGGTGGTCGCAGTCAAAAATCATTTTTAGGGGGCTATTACACAGTGTTTGCCCGTAGCGGCGTTAAACTTAATTTATCTAGCGGCGTATTAACTTCATTTGCATTTTTCTGCTACTTAACCGCTTCACCATTTATCTACATGGAAGTTTTTAAGTTAGATAAGTCATTGTTTGCTATATTATTTAGCACCAACGTGGGAGCCCTAATGCTCGCCAATATTGTGAACTCTAAAGTAGTGACCCAATTCGGCTCAAAACGGATGTTACATGTAGCAACATTTTTCGGCATCCTATCGGCAACAGGCTTGTTAGCGGTTAATGTATTTGAATTAAGTTATCATTTTACGGTGGCAATGCTGATCCCATTAATGGGTTCTCTAGGGATTATGTCGGTTAATGCCGATGCCATTGTGTTAATGAAATTCCAGAAAGAAACCGGTACCGCAACGGCCGTCATTGGCACCCTCAGATTTGGATTTGGCGCCGTTGCAGGGCCCTTGCTAGCATATTTTTATGACGGCAGCGCAGTACCTTTTTCAGCGTTAATGCTTGGCGCAGTAGTATTAGTCGGGGTATGTCAGTTTTTTCAAAGCACACTGCCAAAATCACCTCAACTAGATTAA